From Anas platyrhynchos isolate ZD024472 breed Pekin duck chromosome 16, IASCAAS_PekinDuck_T2T, whole genome shotgun sequence, a single genomic window includes:
- the LOC106019221 gene encoding uncharacterized protein isoform X2 — translation MGLCWWVLVCGAVLGVAGTPTAPAAPTFSGHVAVAPVTSSGVGTKVMSPEPAAATVPGGIHAQPCSEEPSMNFTLRLLHRDPGATKTPLVLSSGSVLHLEARVDFGPGVSPRIYVDQCYGTASGWPGHSRRAYVVVNSQGCLHGPNLGSVSVQHQRGASVLQLSILPPVLEAGPEEEVYVHCLLTAWGTKKHILRSCFYSETAARWHNAEDPSQSALCDCCDSGCPPGDTPPGQQPEFPGEGMLHRETLGPFLVQDLVPWYEAPCRTVKKLLLAGLALLGSAIVAATLVGSVLAMGLAVWRLRRGQRRRRRPRRQCPFQAELQAVVGALVPRELEKEGEPGSEYHSLEHSSV, via the exons atggggctgtgctggtgggtgctggtgtgtggggctgtgctgggggtggcag GGACCCCCACGGCCCCAGCTGCTCCCACATTTTCTGGCCATGTGGCAGTGGCCCCAGTGACATCCTCAGGTGTGGGGACAAAGGTGATGTCCCCAgaacctgctgctgccaccgtGCCTGGTGGGATTCACgcacagccctgctcagaggaGCCCAGCATGAACTTCACCTTGAGGCTCCTGCACA GGGATCCTGGTGCCACGAAGACGCCgctggtgctcagctctggtTCTGTCCTCCACCTGGAGGCCAGGGTGGACTTCGGGCCTGGTGTCTCCCCCAGAATCTACGTGGACCAGTGCTACGGGACAGCCTCGGGGTGGCCGGGACACTCCAGGAGGGCCTACGTGGTGGTCAACAGCCaagg GTGCCTGCACGGCCCGAATCTGGGCAGTGTGTCTGTCCAGCACCAGAGAGGGGCGTCTGTCCTCCAGCTCTCCATCCTGCCCCCCGTGCTGGAGGCTGGGCCCGAGGAGGAg GTCTACGTGCACTGCCTGCTGACAGCGTGGGGCACCAAGAAACACatcctgaggtcctgtttctacAGCGAAACCGCGGCCAG GTGGCACAACGCAGAGGACCCTTCCCAGAGCGCCCTGTGTGACTGCTGTGACAGCGGGTGtccccctggggacaccccaccAGGACAGCAGCCAG AGTTCCCAGGAGAGGGGATGCTCCACCGGGAGACCCTTGGCCCGTTTCTGGTGCAGGACCTGGTGCCGTGGTACGAAG ctccatgccgcACGGtgaagaagctgctgctggccgggCTGGCCCTGCTGGGCAGCGCCATCGTGGCGGCCACCCTCGTGGGGAGCGTGCTGGCCATGGGCTTGGCCGTGTGGCGCCTGCGCAGGGGACAGCGGAGACGCCGGCGGCCGAGGCGGCAGTGTCCCTTCCAGGCGGAGCTGCAGGCCGTGGTGGGTGCCCTGGTCCCCAGGGAGCTGGAGAAAGAAGGGGAGCCCGGTTCGGAGTATCACAGCCTGGAGCACAGCTCGGTGTGA
- the LOC106019221 gene encoding uncharacterized protein isoform X1, whose protein sequence is MGLCWWVLVCGAVLGVAGTPTAPAAPTFSGHVAVAPVTSSGVGTKVMSPEPAAATVPGGIHAQPCSEEPSMNFTLRLLHRDPGATKTPLVLSSGSVLHLEARVDFGPGVSPRIYVDQCYGTASGWPGHSRRAYVVVNSQGCLHGPNLGSVSVQHQRGASVLQLSILPPVLEAGPEEEQVYVHCLLTAWGTKKHILRSCFYSETAARWHNAEDPSQSALCDCCDSGCPPGDTPPGQQPEFPGEGMLHRETLGPFLVQDLVPWYEAPCRTVKKLLLAGLALLGSAIVAATLVGSVLAMGLAVWRLRRGQRRRRRPRRQCPFQAELQAVVGALVPRELEKEGEPGSEYHSLEHSSV, encoded by the exons atggggctgtgctggtgggtgctggtgtgtggggctgtgctgggggtggcag GGACCCCCACGGCCCCAGCTGCTCCCACATTTTCTGGCCATGTGGCAGTGGCCCCAGTGACATCCTCAGGTGTGGGGACAAAGGTGATGTCCCCAgaacctgctgctgccaccgtGCCTGGTGGGATTCACgcacagccctgctcagaggaGCCCAGCATGAACTTCACCTTGAGGCTCCTGCACA GGGATCCTGGTGCCACGAAGACGCCgctggtgctcagctctggtTCTGTCCTCCACCTGGAGGCCAGGGTGGACTTCGGGCCTGGTGTCTCCCCCAGAATCTACGTGGACCAGTGCTACGGGACAGCCTCGGGGTGGCCGGGACACTCCAGGAGGGCCTACGTGGTGGTCAACAGCCaagg GTGCCTGCACGGCCCGAATCTGGGCAGTGTGTCTGTCCAGCACCAGAGAGGGGCGTCTGTCCTCCAGCTCTCCATCCTGCCCCCCGTGCTGGAGGCTGGGCCCGAGGAGGAg CAGGTCTACGTGCACTGCCTGCTGACAGCGTGGGGCACCAAGAAACACatcctgaggtcctgtttctacAGCGAAACCGCGGCCAG GTGGCACAACGCAGAGGACCCTTCCCAGAGCGCCCTGTGTGACTGCTGTGACAGCGGGTGtccccctggggacaccccaccAGGACAGCAGCCAG AGTTCCCAGGAGAGGGGATGCTCCACCGGGAGACCCTTGGCCCGTTTCTGGTGCAGGACCTGGTGCCGTGGTACGAAG ctccatgccgcACGGtgaagaagctgctgctggccgggCTGGCCCTGCTGGGCAGCGCCATCGTGGCGGCCACCCTCGTGGGGAGCGTGCTGGCCATGGGCTTGGCCGTGTGGCGCCTGCGCAGGGGACAGCGGAGACGCCGGCGGCCGAGGCGGCAGTGTCCCTTCCAGGCGGAGCTGCAGGCCGTGGTGGGTGCCCTGGTCCCCAGGGAGCTGGAGAAAGAAGGGGAGCCCGGTTCGGAGTATCACAGCCTGGAGCACAGCTCGGTGTGA
- the RNF215 gene encoding RING finger protein 215, which produces MAALRAALLAPLLALSRAGPGPAPSARIEVELAGPGAGNGAGNGAGEAAGPGGSYTLRGALLGGPREEAIGGRLLLVGDEEPELGAEDSWIGVVPLGEEPADGPRGAKEESFTAAVVSKMKRALVLGASALLILALNQNAIRELDVSQLLAKPIIVIQSSDNVTRLLGALLRGLRATAKITYQAVLLENLGVTLTLWSTCGLSRGGLYGEWQGVICTGENSSQVQKYLQQLWNTILLIALLLCTGVIVQAQRQSRQDVSERDAELDLKQHIRRRLSALKTRRYHPGKALQSRVCEIDSCAVCLEQFCKSQWLRVLPCAHEFHRDCVDPWLLLQQTCPLCKHNILGNCCGES; this is translated from the exons ATGGCGGCGCTGAGGGCCGCGCTCTTGGCTCCGTTGCTGGCCctgagccgggccgggccgggcccagCACCCTCAGCCCGCATCGAGGTGGAGCTGGCGGGGCCTGGAGCCGGCAACGGAGCCGGGAACGGAGCCGGGGAGgccgcggggcccggcggcTCCTACACGCTGCGAGGGGCCCTGCTGGGAGGGCCGCGGGAGGAGGCGATCGGAgggcggctgctgctg GTGGGAGATGAGGAGCCTGAGCTGGGCGCTGAGGACAGCTGGATCGGCGTGGTGCCGCTGGGCGAGGAGCCGGCTGACGGTCCCCGAGGTGCCAAGGAGGAGTCCTTCACCGCCGCCGTGGTCAGCAAG atgAAGCGAGCCCTGGTGCTCGGGGCATCGGCTCTGCTCATCCTGGCGCTGAACCAGAACGCCATCCGAGAG CTGGATGTCTCTCAGCTCCTCGCCAAGCCCATCATCGTGATCCAGTCCTCGGACAACGTCACCAGGCTGCTGGGCGCACTGCTGCG GGGTCTCAGAGCTACAGCGAAGATCACGTAccaggcagtgctgctggagAACCTG GGTGTGACGCTCACCCTGTGGTCCACCTGCGGCCTCTCCCGAGGGGGCCTCTACGGGGAGTGGCAGGGTGTCATCTGCACCGGGGAGAACAGCTCGCAGGTCCAG AAGTacctccagcagctctggaaCACCATCCTGCTCATCGCCCTGCTCCTCTGCACGGGGGTGATCGTGCAGGCGCAGCGGCAGTCGCGGCAAGACGTGTCGGAGCGGGATGCCGAG ctggACCTGAAGCAGCACATTCGGCGGCGGCTGTCGGCCCTGAAGACGCGGCGCTACCATCCCGGCAAGGCGCTGCAGAGCCGGGTCTGCGAGATAGATAGCTGCGCCGTGTGCCTGGAGCAGTTCTGCAAGAGCCAG TGGCTGCGGGTGCTGCCGTGTGCCCACGAGTTTCACCGGGACTGCGTGGACCCctggctcctcctgcagcagacctgccccctctgcaagcACAACATCCTGG ggaactgctgtggagagagcTAG
- the MTFP1 gene encoding mitochondrial fission process protein 1 yields the protein MGAAEPDLYRDTWVRYLGYANEVGESFRPLVPVAAVWASYGVATAYVTADAIDKGRKAAAAHEHDPGKATRVGVAVADTFVWQSLASVAIPGFTINRLCAASLALLGSFTRWPLPVRKWATTALGLAAIPVIITPIDRSVDFLMDSSLRKLYGTEGEPPSSH from the exons ATGGGGGCGGCGGAGCCCGACCTCTACCGGGACACGTGGGTGCGGTACCTGG gttaCGCCAATGAGGTGGGCGAATCCTTCCGCCCCCTGGTCCCGGTGGCAGCCGTGTGGGCCAGCTACGGGGTGGCCACAGCCTACGTGACCGCCGATGCCATCGACAAGGGCAGGAAAGCGGCAGCG gccCACGAGCACGACCCCGGTAAGGCGACGCGGGTGGGGGTGGCGGTGGCGGACACCTTCGTGTGGCAGAGCCTGGCCTCGGTGGCCATCCCCGGCTTCACCATCAACCGCCTGTGCGCCGCCTCGCTGGCCCTACTGGGCTCCTTCACCCGCTGGCCTCTGCCCGTCCGAAAATGGgccaccactgccctggggctggctgccaTCCCCGTCATCATCACACCCATCGATAG GAGCGTGGATTTCCTGATGGACTCCAGCCTCCGCAAGCTCTACGGCACCGAGGGAGAGCCCCCGTCCTCGCactga
- the SEC14L2 gene encoding SEC14-like protein 2, whose product MSGRVGDLSPRQAEALAQFRENLKDVLPSLPSQDDYFLLKWLRARCFDLPKSEAMLRKHVEVRKRMDADNIVAWEAPEVIRKYMSGGMCGYDREGSPIWYEIIGPLDAKGLLFSASKQDLLKNKFRDCELLRHECEKQSQKLGKKVEMVLMVYDCEGLGLKHLWKPAVEAYGELLSMFEENYPESLKRLFIVKAPKIFPVAYNLVKHFLSEDTRKKVVVLGSDWKEVLQKYIDPAEIPVEYGGTLTDPDGDPKCPSKINYGGDVPQRYYVRDQLTQPYEHTVVVNRGSSHQVEYEILVPGCVLRWQFKSEGADVGFGVYLKTKVGERQRAGDMAEVFPTQRYNAHMVPEDGSLTCSTPGIYVLRFDNTYSYIHAKRVSYTVEVLLPDAASAQQIQQLGGEKPAPGPLDPSP is encoded by the exons ATGAGCGGCCGCGTCGGGGACCTGAGCCCACGGCAAGCGGAGGCGCTGGCCCAG TTTCGCGAGAACCTCAAGGACgtgctcccctccctgccctctcagGACGACTATTTCCTCTTGAAATGGCTCCGAG CACGCTGCTTCGACCTGCCCAAGTCGGAGGCGATGCTCCGCAAG CACGTGGAGGTCCGCAAGCGCATGGATGCCGACAACATCGTTGCTTGGGAAGCGCCCGAG GTGATCAGGAAGTACATGTCGGGGGGCATGTGCGGCTACGACCGGGAGGGCAGCCCCATCTGGTACGAGATCATCGGGCCGCTGGACGCCAAGGGGCTGCTGTTCTCCGCCTCCAAGCAGGACCTGCTCAAGAACAAATTTCGGGACTGCGAGCTGCTGCGGCACGAGTGTGAGAAGCAGAGCCAGAAG CTGGGCAAGAAGGTTGAGATGGTGCTGATGGTTTACGACTGCGAGGGTTTGGGCTTGAAGCACCTCTGGAAGCCGGCGGTGGAAGCCTACGGCGAG CTCCTGTCCATGTTCGAGGAGAATTACCCCGAGTCCCTCAAGCGCCTGTTCATCGTGAAGG ctcccaaaATCTTCCCGGTGGCCTACAACCTGGTCAAGCACTTCCTGAGCGAGGACACCCGCAAGAAGGTCGTGGTGCTGGGAT CTGACTGGAAGGAGGTCCTGCAGAAGTACATCGACCCCGCAGAGATCCCGGTGGAGTACGGGGGCACGCTGACAGACCCCGACGGAGACCCCAAATGCCCCAGCAAG ATCAACTACGGGGGGGACGTGCCCCAGAGGTACTACGTGCGGGACCAGCTGACGCAGCCCTACGAGCACACCGTGGTGGTCAACCGCGGCTCGTCCCACCAGGTGGAGTACGAGATCCTCGTCCCCGGCTGCGTCCTCAG GTGGCAGTTCAAGTCGGAGGGGGCCGacgtgggttttggggtgtacCTGAAGACCAAGGTCGgggagcggcagcgggcgggtGACATGGCCGAGGTGTTCCCCACCCAGCGCTACAACGCGCACATGGTGCCCGAGGACGGCTCCCTCACCTGCTCCACCCCCGGCATCT ACGTCCTGCGCTTCGACAACACCTACAGCTACATCCACGCCAAGCGGGTGAGCTACACggtggaggtgctgctgcccgACGCCGCCTCGGCCCAGCAGATCCAGCAGCTCGGCGGCGAGAAGCCGGCCCCGGGACCCCTCGACCCCAGCCCTTGA